The Candidatus Desulfatibia profunda genome has a segment encoding these proteins:
- a CDS encoding GNAT family N-acetyltransferase: protein MKISVIDNLEAETEPLSYAEAASVAALIRQNTQDVNQGEYAPAELERLSAFATPENIQKELKRGYLITLLSDEGDQVGCGIVVPRGMMLVIRTLQVKMNYCGKGYGSLLYRHCEKRIKQAGLKEIEVEVPKFPRSEAFYKKHGFVKTGNPTLGDLYFAMFKYL from the coding sequence ATGAAAATCTCTGTCATAGACAATCTGGAAGCTGAGACAGAACCTCTGAGCTATGCAGAAGCGGCTAGCGTTGCAGCGTTGATCAGGCAAAACACTCAGGATGTCAACCAGGGTGAGTATGCTCCGGCCGAGTTGGAAAGATTGTCTGCCTTTGCAACGCCTGAGAATATTCAGAAAGAGCTGAAGAGAGGCTACCTGATTACGCTTTTGAGCGATGAGGGAGATCAGGTTGGTTGTGGAATCGTCGTGCCAAGGGGAATGATGCTTGTCATCAGGACATTGCAGGTCAAAATGAACTACTGTGGGAAGGGATATGGCTCACTCTTATATCGTCACTGCGAAAAACGAATCAAACAAGCAGGCTTGAAAGAAATTGAAGTTGAAGTTCCTAAATTCCCGCGTTCGGAAGCTTTCTACAAAAAGCATGGATTTGTGAAAACCGGAAATCCGACCCTGGGAGATTTGTATTTTGCCATGTTCAAATATCTTTGA
- a CDS encoding thermonuclease family protein: MAAGQFKVIRIHAGDTVTAYGQDIEIIVTLLGIDAPESSMKYGQPAQPYSKQAKEFLSELILNKDVEIKGYGLDPFNRILGVIYVNGVNVNLEMLKAGFAEVYRGRSAGNDIMPYRRAEAEAREAKRGIWSLGKYYVSPKDWRRKHEQ, encoded by the coding sequence TTGGCTGCCGGACAATTTAAGGTTATACGTATCCATGCTGGGGATACCGTAACGGCCTATGGCCAGGATATCGAAATAATAGTTACACTCTTAGGTATCGATGCTCCGGAGTCATCCATGAAATACGGGCAGCCGGCACAACCATACAGCAAACAGGCCAAAGAATTTCTTTCTGAATTAATTTTGAATAAAGACGTAGAGATAAAAGGGTATGGTTTGGATCCTTTCAATCGAATCCTTGGTGTTATTTATGTCAACGGGGTCAATGTAAATCTTGAGATGCTTAAAGCCGGCTTTGCAGAAGTTTATCGGGGTCGATCCGCCGGAAACGATATCATGCCGTATCGCCGGGCGGAGGCCGAAGCTCGGGAAGCTAAAAGAGGCATCTGGTCCTTAGGGAAATATTATGTTTCACCCAAAGATTGGCGCAGAAAACATGAACAATAG
- a CDS encoding DUF4124 domain-containing protein gives MKQGRWILLLILILFSAPVSAEFYKYVDKDGNVLYTDDLSQVPEEQRAGLRVFDESQSGTYSTTGDVEKQEKQMLPGEGETSRQKEAGDFEETRQRLEKQKEALDKESEALEKEREALVKEKEELVSSRRFKSGSDSIVKKKLKELTEKTEKFRKKLNVMKEKRAAHEAEVEAFNAKANEAQKR, from the coding sequence ATGAAGCAGGGGAGATGGATACTACTTCTGATATTGATTTTGTTTTCAGCACCGGTTTCAGCCGAATTTTACAAATATGTGGATAAGGATGGAAACGTTCTATACACGGACGATTTAAGCCAGGTTCCTGAAGAACAACGTGCGGGTCTCAGGGTTTTTGATGAATCCCAAAGCGGGACCTATTCAACGACCGGGGATGTTGAAAAACAGGAAAAACAGATGTTACCCGGTGAAGGTGAGACAAGCAGGCAAAAGGAAGCGGGTGATTTTGAAGAAACAAGGCAACGCCTTGAAAAACAGAAAGAGGCCCTGGACAAAGAAAGTGAGGCCCTGGAAAAGGAAAGAGAGGCCTTGGTAAAAGAAAAAGAAGAACTTGTTTCCAGTAGACGCTTTAAATCCGGGTCAGACTCCATAGTCAAGAAAAAACTCAAGGAACTAACTGAAAAAACGGAAAAATTTAGAAAAAAATTAAATGTTATGAAGGAAAAAAGAGCTGCACACGAGGCCGAAGTTGAAGCATTCAATGCCAAGGCAAACGAGGCTCAGAAACGGTAA